From a region of the Coprococcus comes ATCC 27758 genome:
- a CDS encoding DUF3343 domain-containing protein, with the protein MRKKELKLVITFHTTADAMAMEKECKKVGAQGRMIPVPRSISAGCGLSWCAPLECREELKNVMQGIGLEEEEIHECMV; encoded by the coding sequence ATGAGAAAAAAAGAGTTAAAGCTGGTTATCACATTCCATACAACAGCGGATGCGATGGCGATGGAAAAAGAATGTAAAAAAGTTGGTGCACAGGGACGTATGATTCCGGTGCCGAGAAGTATTTCAGCAGGATGCGGGCTTTCCTGGTGCGCACCACTGGAATGCAGGGAAGAACTGAAAAATGTCATGCAGGGAATCGGTCTTGAAGAAGAAGAGATCCACGAGTGTATGGTATAA